One genomic window of Staphylococcus hsinchuensis includes the following:
- a CDS encoding YwhD family protein — MAENKGFNFNIIKNDPLDGHKGTNIGSISLDNVAPVFIDVANKEAFIDIGGMHARAKVEKGVKWIKDKETVEGDEAKEYWLCWVTTERGENGPYYAGVTACYMLVNKSIRRGYKSMPEHVNMMDKSMKRHIIVDHIGAENRAILKDFLKEHDIKMWDNSTEELHQAFSES; from the coding sequence ATGGCTGAAAATAAAGGATTTAATTTCAATATTATAAAAAACGATCCACTTGATGGGCATAAAGGAACGAATATTGGTTCAATTAGTTTAGATAACGTTGCGCCAGTCTTTATTGATGTTGCAAATAAAGAGGCATTTATTGATATTGGTGGTATGCATGCACGTGCAAAAGTTGAAAAAGGCGTTAAATGGATTAAAGATAAAGAAACTGTAGAAGGTGACGAAGCCAAGGAATACTGGTTATGTTGGGTGACGACCGAACGTGGTGAAAATGGCCCATACTACGCTGGTGTTACAGCTTGTTATATGTTAGTAAATAAATCTATTCGACGCGGTTATAAGAGTATGCCTGAACATGTGAATATGATGGATAAATCAATGAAACGACATATTATTGTTGATCATATCGGAGCAGAAAATAGAGCGATATTAAAAGATTTCTTAAAAGAACATGATATTAAAATGTGGGACAATTCAACAGAAGAATTACATCAGGCATTTTCAGAATCATAA
- a CDS encoding DUF1934 domain-containing protein yields MENNVSIETKQVVKQHGDKQKFAFNTHGTWQKRHAEFIRYEEQIEDASVNVTVKIEQSGIKIIRKGDINMNLHFVEGEDTITLYEIGGGRIPLTVHTHRVNHFLNDNGGKLKIHYDLIQDEEKMGTYQYEITYKETL; encoded by the coding sequence TTGGAAAACAATGTGAGTATCGAGACCAAGCAAGTTGTTAAGCAACATGGAGATAAACAGAAATTTGCATTTAACACACATGGGACATGGCAAAAACGCCATGCTGAGTTCATTCGTTATGAAGAACAGATTGAAGATGCATCGGTTAACGTTACGGTTAAGATTGAACAAAGTGGAATAAAAATCATTCGCAAAGGCGATATCAATATGAATCTTCACTTTGTAGAAGGTGAAGACACAATCACTTTATATGAAATCGGCGGTGGACGTATTCCTTTAACAGTGCATACGCACCGTGTTAACCATTTTTTAAATGATAATGGTGGAAAACTTAAAATACATTATGATTTAATTCAAGATGAAGAGAAAATGGGCACTTACCAATATGAAATAACTTATAAGGAGACGCTGTAA
- the argS gene encoding arginine--tRNA ligase → MNIIDQVKQTLIEEIKHSILTSELADSESLPEIKVEIPKDTKNGDYSTNIAMVLTKIAKKNPREIAQAIVDNLNTAKANVEKVDIAGPGFINFYLDNHYLTAVIPEAINKGDKFGYAESSKDQSILLEYVSANPTGDLHIGHARNAAVGDTLANILTAAGYQVTREYYINDAGNQITNLARSIEARYFEALGDSSVTMPEDGYHGKDIINIANDLAAKQPELKDLAEEERIKTFRQLGVNYEMEKLRKDLSDFNTHFDNWFSETSLYEKGEIKAVLNKMTELGYTYEQDDATWLRTTDFKDDKDRVLIKNDGNYTYFLPDIAYHFDKIERGNDTLINLFGADHHGYINRLKASMETFGVDSERLEIQIMQMVRLLQNGEEVKMSKRTGNAITLREIMDEVGVDAARYFLTMRSPDTHFDFDMELAKQESQDNPVYYAQYAHARICSILKQAEERDITPSADVDFSPITNDKAIELMKKLAEFEPTIQNAAEQRAPHRITNYIQDLAAHFHKFYNAEKVLTEDIEKTKALIALVEAVKITLHNALALVGVNAPESM, encoded by the coding sequence ATGAATATTATTGACCAAGTGAAACAAACACTAATTGAAGAAATCAAACATAGTATTTTAACTTCAGAGCTCGCAGATTCAGAGAGTTTACCAGAAATTAAAGTTGAGATTCCTAAAGATACTAAAAATGGTGATTATTCAACAAATATAGCGATGGTTTTAACGAAAATCGCTAAGAAAAACCCACGTGAAATCGCACAAGCAATTGTTGACAATTTAAATACAGCGAAAGCAAATGTTGAAAAGGTAGATATCGCAGGCCCAGGTTTTATAAACTTTTATTTAGATAACCACTATCTAACAGCTGTTATCCCAGAAGCGATTAATAAAGGCGATAAATTTGGTTATGCAGAATCATCGAAAGATCAAAGCATACTACTTGAATATGTATCAGCTAACCCGACAGGTGATTTACATATTGGACATGCGAGAAATGCGGCAGTAGGGGATACTTTAGCAAACATCTTAACTGCAGCTGGTTATCAAGTCACAAGAGAATATTATATCAATGATGCAGGTAACCAAATTACAAACCTTGCACGTTCAATTGAAGCGCGTTATTTCGAAGCGTTAGGGGATTCATCAGTAACGATGCCTGAAGATGGCTATCATGGTAAAGATATCATCAATATCGCTAACGATTTAGCTGCAAAACAACCAGAGTTAAAGGATTTAGCTGAAGAGGAGCGCATCAAAACGTTTAGACAACTCGGTGTAAATTATGAAATGGAGAAATTAAGAAAAGATTTATCTGATTTCAATACACACTTTGATAACTGGTTTAGTGAAACTTCACTTTATGAAAAAGGTGAAATCAAAGCAGTGTTAAATAAGATGACAGAGTTGGGCTATACGTATGAACAAGATGATGCGACTTGGTTACGTACAACGGACTTTAAAGATGATAAAGATCGCGTGTTAATTAAAAACGACGGTAATTATACGTATTTCCTACCAGATATTGCATATCACTTCGATAAGATTGAACGTGGAAATGATACATTAATCAATTTATTTGGTGCAGATCATCATGGTTACATTAACCGTTTGAAAGCCTCAATGGAAACATTCGGTGTTGATAGTGAACGTCTAGAAATTCAAATCATGCAAATGGTACGTCTTTTACAAAACGGTGAAGAAGTTAAGATGAGTAAACGTACAGGTAATGCGATTACTTTACGTGAAATCATGGATGAAGTTGGTGTAGATGCGGCACGTTATTTCTTAACGATGCGTAGTCCGGATACGCACTTTGACTTTGATATGGAATTAGCGAAACAAGAATCACAAGACAACCCAGTGTACTATGCACAATATGCACATGCACGTATTTGCTCTATCTTAAAGCAAGCAGAAGAGCGCGATATCACGCCATCAGCTGATGTTGATTTCTCACCAATTACAAACGACAAAGCCATTGAATTGATGAAGAAATTAGCTGAATTTGAACCAACGATTCAAAATGCTGCCGAACAACGTGCACCACATAGAATTACGAACTATATTCAAGATTTAGCGGCTCATTTCCATAAGTTTTATAATGCTGAAAAGGTATTAACAGAAGATATTGAGAAAACAAAAGCTTTAATTGCACTTGTAGAAGCGGTGAAAATCACATTACACAATGCATTAGCTTTAGTAGGTGTCAATGCACCAGAATCAATGTAA
- a CDS encoding endonuclease III domain-containing protein — translation MLDTASLYKKLYQHMGPQGWWPAETQIEMMLGAILVQNTNWRNAAYAIQSLKEATNLDPHHILRLDLETLQQLIRSSGFYKNKAKTIHALLKWLDVHDFDYEAIANYYHKSMRDELLKIKGIGSETADVLFVYVFGGIEFIPDKYTRRIYEKLGYDQIETYDKFKKHIELPTDFTNQDAKEFHALLDNFGKNYFNGKNTEKMTFLDQYFVK, via the coding sequence ATGTTAGATACAGCGTCACTGTATAAAAAATTATATCAACATATGGGGCCACAAGGCTGGTGGCCAGCCGAAACACAAATAGAGATGATGTTAGGCGCGATATTAGTACAAAATACAAACTGGCGGAACGCAGCCTATGCGATACAATCATTGAAGGAGGCTACGAATCTCGACCCTCATCACATATTGCGTTTAGATTTAGAAACATTGCAACAACTCATCCGTTCAAGTGGTTTCTATAAAAATAAAGCAAAAACAATTCATGCATTACTAAAATGGCTTGATGTACACGATTTTGATTATGAAGCCATCGCGAACTATTATCACAAATCTATGAGAGATGAATTGTTGAAGATTAAAGGTATTGGAAGTGAAACTGCAGATGTATTATTTGTGTACGTATTTGGCGGTATCGAATTTATCCCCGATAAATATACACGTAGGATTTATGAAAAATTAGGTTACGACCAAATAGAAACATATGATAAGTTCAAGAAACATATTGAATTACCTACGGACTTTACGAATCAAGATGCAAAAGAATTTCACGCCTTACTCGATAACTTTGGAAAAAACTACTTTAACGGAAAAAATACAGAAAAGATGACTTTTTTAGATCAATATTTTGTTAAATAG
- a CDS encoding ABC transporter substrate-binding protein, whose protein sequence is MKKINLLIYLTLILMLVLSACSSGGKQSTEQHESNKHPYHRIISLMPSNTEILYELGLGKKIVGVSTVDDYPKQVKDKKKFNAMKLNKEALLKAKPDLILAHESQKSTAGDVLKSLKKSGIKVVYIKDAQSIDETYDTFKQIGKITGKEKVANDLVRETKHNVEKVKSSIPNSQKSQQVFMEISSQPEIYTAGKHTFFNDMLKQLKVKNSFAGLEGWPKVSKEDIIKKNPDMMIATSGISQKAYQKEVKGRGGFNQVKAVKNNRIKAVDGDKISRPGPRIDDGLKVLEKAIYEEKTN, encoded by the coding sequence ATGAAAAAAATAAATTTATTGATTTATTTAACACTGATTCTCATGCTAGTGTTATCTGCTTGTAGTTCAGGTGGCAAGCAATCTACAGAACAACACGAGTCAAATAAGCATCCATATCATCGTATTATTTCTTTAATGCCGAGTAATACGGAAATTTTATATGAATTAGGTCTAGGCAAAAAAATAGTAGGTGTATCTACAGTCGATGACTATCCAAAACAAGTTAAAGATAAGAAGAAATTCAATGCCATGAAACTTAATAAAGAAGCATTACTGAAAGCTAAACCGGATTTAATCTTAGCTCACGAATCTCAAAAATCAACAGCTGGTGATGTATTAAAGTCGTTAAAAAAGAGTGGCATTAAAGTTGTCTATATTAAAGACGCTCAGTCAATAGATGAAACTTATGATACATTTAAACAAATTGGTAAAATTACTGGGAAAGAAAAAGTAGCGAATGATCTAGTTAGAGAAACGAAGCATAATGTGGAAAAAGTAAAATCATCAATTCCTAATTCTCAAAAATCGCAACAAGTATTTATGGAAATTTCTTCACAACCTGAAATTTATACGGCAGGTAAACATACGTTTTTCAATGATATGTTAAAGCAATTGAAAGTGAAAAATAGTTTTGCGGGATTAGAAGGATGGCCAAAGGTAAGTAAAGAGGATATTATTAAGAAGAACCCAGATATGATGATAGCTACAAGTGGTATTTCACAAAAAGCATACCAGAAAGAAGTCAAGGGACGTGGAGGATTTAACCAAGTTAAAGCAGTTAAAAATAACCGAATCAAAGCCGTCGATGGTGATAAAATATCCCGTCCCGGTCCACGTATCGATGATGGTTTGAAAGTATTAGAAAAAGCAATTTATGAAGAAAAAACCAATTAA
- a CDS encoding CynX/NimT family MFS transporter, protein MSFIRKHKKAILLLGILLIGANLRAPITSIGVAIPNIKIDLHLSNSVISLLTIMPLLAFAIASLFAAKTGNRIGLERTMFIALILIVIGLLTRTFTNTYFLLIGTLLVGIGNAYGNVLTPAIIKGRFPRRIGVVTALYTVVMNLCGALSSFITAPLLHQWHYNIVLNLVILVTLFTMFVWVFQLDRYQLKVKGADSLQFNVWKSTLAWQITLFIGSQSLIFYSFLNWLPEYLSSKKVDLSVSGTYLTILQLCLIPMTFVTPMIIEKMRKQNLIIFISGLLFIIGTLLVMFNIHLVLLGVIFIGVASGISFGIFNTFFAMKTESSVTAAKLSGMAQAVGYLIAAVGPLLFGILHELTHTWLFSFILLIITACIIMTYCTRSGRKQTVEGELRSKGQPTQL, encoded by the coding sequence ATGTCTTTTATTCGTAAACATAAAAAGGCGATTTTATTATTAGGTATTTTACTCATTGGCGCAAATTTACGTGCGCCCATTACTTCAATAGGTGTAGCTATCCCTAATATTAAAATCGATTTACACTTGTCTAATAGTGTAATTAGCTTATTAACAATTATGCCATTATTGGCTTTTGCAATCGCTTCGTTATTTGCAGCAAAAACAGGTAATCGCATCGGGTTAGAGCGAACGATGTTTATTGCACTTATACTGATCGTCATCGGCTTGTTAACACGTACTTTTACCAATACTTATTTCTTACTTATAGGCACCCTTTTAGTTGGCATCGGTAACGCCTATGGGAACGTACTTACACCAGCGATAATCAAAGGACGTTTCCCACGTAGAATAGGCGTCGTAACAGCATTGTATACAGTAGTTATGAATCTATGTGGCGCATTATCTTCATTTATTACGGCACCATTATTACATCAGTGGCACTATAACATTGTGTTAAATTTAGTTATTCTTGTCACATTATTTACGATGTTTGTATGGGTCTTTCAATTAGATAGATACCAACTTAAAGTAAAAGGTGCTGATTCATTACAATTTAACGTATGGAAGTCTACGCTTGCTTGGCAAATCACTTTATTCATTGGCAGCCAATCATTAATATTCTACTCATTCCTAAATTGGTTACCAGAATACTTATCCAGTAAAAAGGTCGACTTAAGTGTATCTGGAACATATTTAACGATTTTACAACTTTGTCTGATTCCAATGACTTTCGTAACTCCAATGATTATTGAAAAAATGAGAAAACAAAACTTAATTATCTTTATATCCGGCCTATTATTTATCATAGGTACATTATTAGTCATGTTTAATATCCATCTTGTACTACTAGGTGTCATCTTCATCGGCGTTGCGAGTGGCATCTCATTCGGTATCTTTAATACTTTCTTCGCAATGAAGACTGAAAGCAGTGTTACTGCAGCTAAATTATCAGGTATGGCCCAAGCGGTTGGCTATTTAATCGCAGCAGTCGGACCTTTATTATTCGGTATATTGCATGAACTTACGCATACATGGTTGTTCTCATTCATCTTACTAATCATAACAGCTTGTATTATTATGACTTACTGTACACGTTCAGGACGAAAACAAACTGTTGAAGGTGAATTAAGATCTAAAGGTCAGCCTACGCAATTATAG
- a CDS encoding helix-turn-helix domain-containing protein, protein MKDIRHIVSDNISEYRKQAGLSLQKLSEMTEVSKTMLNQIESGQSNPSITVLWKISNGLNIPLSNLITDNEEDIDIVDKSQIQPMYNDDKTTAIYPYFLYKKYRPFEMFQTELQPNSCLVTNSHHEESMIFLFVTKGELKINIEGETYHLYEEQAIKFNSNLNHHYMNDSSKLSKFISLLHYID, encoded by the coding sequence ATGAAAGATATTAGACATATAGTTTCGGACAATATCTCGGAATATAGAAAGCAAGCTGGCTTGAGTTTGCAGAAGTTATCAGAAATGACTGAAGTGAGTAAGACAATGCTCAACCAAATCGAGTCAGGTCAATCCAACCCTTCAATTACTGTATTATGGAAAATATCAAACGGATTAAATATACCACTTAGTAATCTGATTACTGATAATGAAGAAGATATTGATATTGTTGATAAATCCCAGATTCAACCGATGTACAACGATGATAAGACAACAGCTATATATCCTTATTTTTTATATAAAAAATATAGACCCTTTGAAATGTTCCAAACAGAGTTGCAGCCGAATAGTTGTTTAGTGACGAATTCGCACCACGAAGAATCAATGATTTTTTTATTTGTTACTAAAGGTGAATTGAAAATAAATATAGAGGGTGAAACATATCATTTATATGAAGAACAAGCGATCAAGTTTAATTCCAATTTAAATCACCATTATATGAATGATTCATCAAAACTATCGAAATTTATTTCTCTATTACACTATATTGACTAA
- a CDS encoding FecCD family ABC transporter permease, with protein MKFKSVFSICFIVLCMSVALSLMWDISSIEKNLFEPILVQVRVPRILLAMITGMGLTLAGHMFQTLLNNPLADSFTLGLSSGATFGSGLAVVFGLSFVWLPIFSIMFSVLTLILVLTLTMAMSKGYPMRTLILSGIMVGALFNAFLYVLIIFNERKLNNIINYMFGGFSSAEYHEVVYISIVFILSIIILLTLMPSIKLLQLGELSAKSLGLNVTIVTYGVLLISSVLTAVIVAFVGIIGFIGMVIPQIVRRQCNSFDLTQQMILNVTIGGIVMVIADWIGGSLFQPLQIPASIVMALLGIPVLFYMMVTEQRS; from the coding sequence ATGAAGTTCAAAAGCGTCTTTTCAATATGTTTTATCGTACTTTGTATGTCGGTGGCTTTGAGTTTGATGTGGGATATTTCTAGTATTGAGAAAAATCTATTTGAACCGATTTTAGTACAAGTACGTGTGCCTAGAATTTTACTAGCGATGATAACAGGGATGGGCTTAACGCTAGCAGGTCATATGTTTCAAACCTTATTAAATAATCCTTTAGCAGACAGCTTTACACTTGGGTTATCTAGTGGCGCCACATTTGGTTCAGGACTAGCGGTGGTATTTGGGTTATCTTTTGTCTGGTTACCAATATTTTCAATTATGTTTAGTGTGCTTACATTAATACTTGTGCTTACGCTTACTATGGCGATGTCTAAAGGTTATCCTATGAGAACTTTGATTTTATCTGGGATTATGGTTGGAGCTTTATTCAATGCATTTCTGTATGTATTAATTATCTTTAATGAAAGAAAGCTAAATAATATTATTAATTATATGTTCGGTGGTTTTTCTTCTGCAGAATATCACGAAGTCGTGTATATTAGTATTGTATTTATCTTAAGTATCATCATTCTATTAACGTTGATGCCAAGTATTAAATTATTACAATTAGGAGAGTTAAGCGCTAAATCTTTAGGTTTAAATGTGACTATTGTAACTTATGGTGTTTTATTGATATCATCAGTCTTAACAGCAGTGATTGTTGCATTTGTAGGTATCATAGGGTTTATAGGCATGGTTATTCCTCAAATTGTACGGCGTCAGTGTAATAGCTTTGACTTAACACAACAAATGATTTTAAATGTGACCATTGGCGGTATTGTAATGGTAATTGCAGATTGGATAGGCGGTAGCTTATTCCAACCGTTACAAATTCCTGCGAGCATTGTAATGGCATTATTAGGCATTCCAGTTTTATTTTATATGATGGTAACAGAGCAACGTAGCTAG
- a CDS encoding HAD family hydrolase has translation MDLTKVKAVVFDLEGTLLDRKKSRDKFIEEQYERFHDYFVRIQQADFRNKFIELDDDEDHDKPEVYKAIIRDFHVDRLTWKDLFNDFEMHFYRYVFPYYDTLYTLEKLNKHEYLTGVIANGKSKIKQFRMHALGVEDAINYLTTSETVGYRKPHPKIFEDMLDQLGTLPEETMYVGDDALNDVAPARAMGMISVWFKEGEAEIEPLPEEVDFTISTLEELLTILPISKEES, from the coding sequence ATGGACTTAACAAAAGTAAAAGCAGTTGTTTTCGATTTAGAAGGAACGCTCTTAGATAGAAAAAAATCACGTGATAAATTTATTGAGGAACAGTATGAACGTTTTCACGATTACTTCGTTCGTATTCAACAAGCTGATTTCAGAAACAAATTTATCGAGTTAGATGATGACGAAGACCACGATAAGCCTGAAGTATATAAAGCTATCATTAGAGATTTCCATGTGGATCGTCTGACTTGGAAAGATTTGTTTAATGATTTTGAAATGCATTTTTATCGTTATGTTTTTCCATATTATGATACGTTATATACGTTAGAAAAATTAAATAAACATGAATACTTAACTGGTGTTATCGCAAATGGTAAATCGAAAATCAAGCAATTTCGGATGCACGCTTTAGGTGTAGAAGATGCTATCAATTATTTAACAACGTCTGAAACAGTAGGTTATCGTAAACCACATCCAAAGATTTTTGAAGATATGTTAGACCAATTAGGAACGTTACCTGAAGAAACAATGTATGTAGGTGATGATGCCTTAAATGATGTCGCCCCTGCAAGAGCAATGGGAATGATTAGCGTTTGGTTCAAAGAAGGTGAGGCTGAAATAGAGCCATTACCTGAGGAAGTAGATTTTACTATTTCCACATTAGAAGAGCTATTGACGATATTACCAATTTCAAAAGAGGAGAGTTAG
- a CDS encoding alpha/beta fold hydrolase produces the protein MDLFTTNDGTVINYRTTGEGEAIVMLHTAFDNLTIFNDIESEFNDKYQVVLVDLRGHGYSDKKDYIHFAEYAEDIKQLLDYLYIDHCSFIGHEMGASIAATIAARNPDMVKSLTLINPTLLNDMFPGERLYRKYAEKIRNWDENDQQKFLDSHLYYSKRKAKKQLKHMSTTNDLLTKKERNAVKASFNDNRITDYLSQLDLPTLIIAGQHGERTTVVEAKEVGDYINNEVKFVVFDKSGLYPFSEEKEKFVTSVKHFLENNLVKEK, from the coding sequence ATGGATTTATTTACTACGAACGATGGTACAGTAATCAATTACAGGACAACAGGTGAAGGTGAAGCAATTGTAATGCTTCATACAGCTTTTGATAATTTAACTATTTTTAATGATATAGAGTCCGAATTTAATGATAAATATCAAGTCGTACTCGTTGATTTAAGAGGTCATGGCTACTCAGATAAAAAGGATTATATTCATTTTGCAGAATATGCTGAAGATATTAAACAATTACTTGATTACTTATATATAGATCATTGTTCATTTATCGGGCATGAAATGGGTGCTTCAATTGCCGCAACGATTGCAGCGCGTAATCCAGACATGGTGAAATCTCTTACCTTAATAAACCCAACATTACTTAATGATATGTTCCCAGGAGAACGTTTATATCGCAAGTATGCGGAAAAAATACGTAACTGGGATGAAAATGATCAACAAAAATTCTTAGATTCACATTTGTATTATTCTAAACGTAAAGCTAAAAAACAACTTAAACATATGTCTACGACAAATGATTTATTAACGAAAAAAGAAAGAAATGCTGTTAAAGCCTCATTTAATGATAACCGTATTACGGATTATTTAAGTCAATTAGATCTACCAACTTTAATTATTGCTGGGCAACACGGTGAACGTACAACAGTTGTAGAAGCTAAAGAAGTAGGAGATTACATTAATAATGAAGTGAAATTTGTAGTATTTGATAAATCAGGTCTATATCCATTTAGCGAAGAAAAAGAAAAGTTTGTAACATCAGTGAAACATTTTTTGGAAAATAATTTAGTGAAAGAAAAATAA
- a CDS encoding SA0570 family protein, producing the protein MKKMIAAVLVTGIAVTGVGAGNASAATGNTMHNVEQLQNGDTTLENAKLGDSIQSVLKHNSTPIYSESADGNEHFYEFNKKDGRLVITADGKKNKGHITRISMSYNKTNGPSFEDVKKQLGDDVISRSNYNSVTGNFGYIQDGNVSYQFSSQSPQDKDIKLYRIDIAK; encoded by the coding sequence ATGAAAAAAATGATAGCGGCTGTTTTAGTCACAGGTATAGCAGTTACAGGCGTAGGTGCGGGCAATGCTTCAGCAGCAACAGGTAATACAATGCACAATGTTGAACAATTACAGAATGGTGATACAACATTAGAAAATGCCAAATTAGGTGATTCAATTCAAAGCGTATTGAAACATAATAGCACACCAATTTATTCAGAAAGTGCTGATGGTAATGAACACTTTTATGAATTTAATAAAAAAGACGGTCGTCTTGTAATTACAGCAGACGGTAAAAAGAACAAAGGCCATATTACACGTATTTCTATGAGTTATAATAAAACAAATGGCCCATCTTTCGAAGATGTTAAAAAACAACTAGGTGACGATGTTATTTCACGTTCAAATTATAACAGTGTAACAGGTAACTTTGGCTACATCCAAGACGGTAACGTTTCATACCAATTCAGTTCACAATCACCACAAGACAAAGATATTAAATTATATCGCATTGATATTGCAAAATAG
- a CDS encoding alpha/beta fold hydrolase, translating into MKKVETSFDNEIAYIREGHGVPLILIHGLDSNMASFYSLKDELKTIFEVIIYDVRGHGKSTKHESFDINDHVKDLYSLMEKLNIEAAHLVGHDMGGLIAKHFTNQFDTKVLSLTLVATNLFDSVGGLNKLMIDHQDEIEGFDKSEALIILFPYIYQEQLKARKWLQDQRIYSRQTSEDSAIATRALMNFPLLSQNEVIETVNVPTLMIYGKHDPLVDLDNLNQESIAGDELTVYTFEHSGHAPHIEEAENFIQKYLEFTNQGVVE; encoded by the coding sequence ATGAAAAAAGTTGAAACAAGTTTCGACAATGAAATTGCTTATATTCGTGAAGGCCATGGAGTGCCCTTAATTTTAATCCATGGACTGGATAGTAATATGGCTTCATTTTATAGTTTGAAAGACGAATTAAAGACGATTTTCGAAGTCATCATTTATGATGTACGTGGTCACGGTAAATCAACGAAGCATGAATCTTTTGATATAAATGACCATGTTAAAGATTTATATAGTTTAATGGAAAAATTAAATATCGAAGCGGCACATTTAGTCGGACATGATATGGGTGGCTTAATCGCTAAACATTTTACAAATCAATTTGACACAAAAGTTTTATCTTTAACATTGGTAGCTACCAACCTATTTGATAGTGTGGGTGGTTTAAATAAATTAATGATCGACCACCAAGATGAAATAGAAGGGTTTGATAAATCTGAAGCGTTGATTATTTTATTCCCTTATATTTATCAAGAACAACTTAAAGCCCGTAAGTGGTTACAGGATCAAAGAATTTACAGCAGACAAACGTCAGAAGATAGTGCTATTGCAACGCGAGCATTAATGAATTTTCCATTATTGAGTCAAAATGAAGTGATTGAAACAGTAAATGTACCAACACTTATGATTTATGGAAAACATGACCCGTTAGTTGATTTAGATAATCTCAATCAAGAATCAATAGCAGGGGATGAATTAACCGTATATACCTTTGAACATTCGGGACATGCCCCGCATATTGAAGAAGCTGAAAATTTTATTCAAAAATACTTAGAATTTACAAATCAAGGCGTTGTAGAATAG
- the sarA gene encoding global transcriptional regulator SarA, with protein MAISKINDCFELLAMVTYADKLKGIIKKEFSVSFEEFAVLTYISENESEEYYLKDIINHLNYKQPQVVKAVKNLSQEDYFAKKRNEHDERTVLILVNKKQRKKINELLTRVNDRIKEANDNKEV; from the coding sequence ATGGCTATTTCAAAAATCAATGATTGCTTTGAATTATTAGCTATGGTTACATATGCTGATAAATTAAAAGGAATTATTAAAAAAGAATTTTCAGTCAGTTTTGAAGAATTTGCAGTATTAACGTATATCAGTGAAAATGAAAGTGAAGAATATTATTTAAAAGATATTATTAATCACTTAAATTACAAACAACCACAAGTTGTAAAAGCTGTTAAAAACTTATCTCAAGAAGATTATTTCGCTAAAAAGCGTAATGAACACGATGAGAGAACAGTATTAATCTTAGTTAATAAAAAGCAACGTAAAAAAATCAATGAACTATTAACACGCGTTAATGACCGAATTAAAGAAGCAAACGACAACAAAGAAGTTTAA